One segment of Myxococcus guangdongensis DNA contains the following:
- a CDS encoding cyclic nucleotide-binding domain-containing protein yields the protein MEKLAVIAASPLFEMLAPEELSRLAELARTFHYTAGEVIFEEGDLGDSLFLLIRGQVEVARRGQDGSLHPLARLSPPEFFGEMGLIDKDHRSATVRAHTDALLLQLTAQDLRVFRQTHPDGFTFVVVNIARSLAARLRDANARLSGNH from the coding sequence ATGGAGAAGCTGGCCGTCATCGCCGCCTCACCGCTGTTCGAGATGCTCGCCCCCGAGGAGCTGTCCCGCCTCGCCGAGCTGGCGCGGACGTTCCACTACACGGCCGGCGAGGTCATCTTCGAGGAGGGAGATTTGGGCGACAGCCTCTTCCTCCTCATCCGGGGCCAGGTGGAGGTCGCCCGCAGGGGCCAGGACGGGTCGCTGCATCCGCTCGCGCGGCTGTCTCCCCCCGAGTTCTTCGGGGAGATGGGCCTCATCGACAAGGACCACCGCTCCGCCACCGTGCGCGCGCACACGGACGCCCTCCTGCTCCAGCTCACCGCCCAGGATTTGCGCGTCTTCCGACAGACCCACCCCGACGGGTTCACCTTCGTCGTCGTCAACATCGCGCGAAGCCTGGCTGCCCGATTGCGGGATGCCAATGCCCGGCTCTCCGGTAACCACTGA
- a CDS encoding AgmX/PglI C-terminal domain-containing protein, whose translation MAAPSPAKLLRVGLIQNGQIVEEHHVRRETVTIGHDARNTIVLPASDDRPARFSVFENQGQQFQLVINESMKGRVNLGSSDVDFDALRSQGLASRRGDLYVLPLQETARGKVELGDATLFFQFVTPPAEEDRPLLPSDVRVSRWKTMDRVFFGILAISLLVHFSGAAIILSAEAPKEQELALDQLDDRFVRAIIPQRPIETPKPTAPGPAEAPKEEPKTAEAAGDKPAEAKPATRAAAEHHAEMVKKVSDKGLLKMLGSKGSGTGAFQDVLGGANGGNDIVAALQGAGGVGVANEASVGKGNGPRGGGTGTVTGIGELGTQGGGKVDLGTKKEVDVKGRVQDAAPEVDSSDVDRDALARYVRARKGAIQSCYEKELKRNPNLKGKVVVRFSITPSGRVGDFDIDENTLGNEAVASCIRAAIRAWVFPFKPDSDATVSYPFVFSPTG comes from the coding sequence ATGGCAGCCCCTTCGCCAGCCAAGCTGCTCCGCGTCGGCCTCATCCAGAACGGCCAGATCGTCGAGGAGCACCACGTCCGACGTGAGACCGTCACCATCGGCCACGACGCGCGCAACACCATCGTCCTGCCCGCCTCGGACGACAGGCCCGCGCGCTTCAGCGTCTTCGAGAACCAGGGCCAGCAGTTCCAGCTCGTCATCAACGAGTCCATGAAGGGCCGCGTCAACCTCGGCTCCTCCGACGTGGACTTCGATGCGCTGCGCTCCCAGGGACTCGCCTCGCGCCGCGGCGACCTCTACGTCCTGCCGCTGCAGGAGACCGCCCGCGGCAAGGTGGAGCTGGGCGACGCCACCCTCTTCTTCCAGTTCGTCACGCCCCCCGCCGAGGAGGACCGTCCGCTCCTCCCCTCGGACGTGCGCGTCAGCCGCTGGAAGACGATGGACCGCGTCTTCTTCGGCATCCTCGCCATCTCGCTCCTGGTCCACTTCTCCGGCGCCGCCATCATCCTCTCCGCCGAGGCGCCCAAGGAGCAGGAGCTCGCGTTGGATCAGCTCGATGACCGCTTCGTGCGCGCCATCATCCCCCAGCGCCCCATCGAGACGCCCAAGCCCACCGCGCCCGGCCCCGCCGAGGCCCCCAAGGAAGAGCCCAAGACGGCCGAGGCCGCCGGAGACAAGCCCGCCGAAGCGAAGCCCGCCACCCGGGCCGCCGCCGAGCACCACGCGGAGATGGTGAAGAAGGTCTCCGACAAGGGCCTCTTGAAGATGCTCGGCTCGAAGGGCTCGGGCACCGGCGCCTTCCAGGACGTGCTGGGCGGCGCCAACGGCGGCAACGACATCGTCGCGGCCCTCCAGGGCGCCGGCGGCGTGGGCGTGGCCAACGAGGCCTCCGTGGGCAAGGGCAACGGCCCCCGCGGCGGCGGCACCGGCACCGTGACGGGCATCGGCGAGCTGGGCACCCAGGGCGGCGGCAAGGTCGACCTGGGCACCAAGAAGGAAGTCGACGTGAAGGGCCGCGTGCAGGACGCCGCCCCGGAGGTCGACAGCTCCGACGTGGACCGCGACGCGCTCGCCCGCTACGTGCGCGCGCGCAAGGGCGCCATCCAGAGCTGCTACGAGAAGGAGCTCAAGCGAAACCCCAACCTCAAGGGCAAGGTGGTGGTGCGCTTCTCCATCACCCCCTCGGGGCGCGTGGGCGACTTCGACATCGACGAGAACACGCTCGGCAACGAGGCCGTGGCCAGTTGCATCCGCGCCGCCATCCGCGCCTGGGTGTTCCCCTTCAAGCCCGACTCGGACGCCACCGTTTCCTACCCCTTCGTCTTCTCGCCGACGGGGTAG
- a CDS encoding tetratricopeptide repeat protein translates to MSLRALALVLGLAGGAVARADTPPPPPPTAQQLEQRLTTVERQLQLAEESLRQVESKYSQQPEPDEAQARVRRYSDAEIQYLLGDWTAASVHFYDLVSDPEFRSHPRYADALYFLADALYQQKNDVGARLYLRELLSLPTPSPRHRDALARYLAISGRLNLYDDVDTYVEQARGLFGGQLPADIQYVYAKRLFRRTDLAPSERIAHARAAFAPLAQAHGGPYQLQARYHMAVLSMQAGELPIAILQLQQLLTPVEGSAVTTAPKTQGKPQVRATADTDTERIRELALMSLGRLLYEAGRFDEALDWYGRVPQESESFPESLYEIAWTQVRKGNHQEAKNAVDILLLVSPESKLAPEAKLLRGHLLQKLKRYEEAIASYDELIGTFRPERDKVDVLLRANRDPVAYFERLLARTDSVPDVRTVLPPLALKYASTEREVSSAMKTVGDIDKGRKGTLEARELAARILTALDTRKLQTFPELQEGFTLSDSVETASIQVEASLVELEGLSLESSLTADERARLAPLRREREALAVRFASMPATQQELEERLRRMQARVDAVDREAFRLGAEVQGLHAVAAAVRKWVDDTRLLRQTPPEEEQEFLVQLQAEVQTLKDLQGELDRTRGRLADERNGAAAALAGEQAIRGRFAQALRAEHEVLEQVERRQAPSAITARAHAVRQRGEALRGRVAQAQGALRGRVEKKATRIRAKVVAEQQLLERYEAEVAAVAGNAKQLVGRIAYDSVRRVRRQFYDLVLKADVGVVDVAFTEKQDKTTSIQKVSAQKAEALRALDADFRDVLTSEESR, encoded by the coding sequence GTGTCGCTTCGCGCACTCGCCCTGGTGCTCGGCCTCGCGGGTGGCGCTGTCGCCCGGGCCGACACTCCCCCTCCCCCGCCGCCCACGGCGCAGCAATTGGAGCAGCGGCTGACGACGGTGGAGCGCCAGCTCCAGCTCGCCGAGGAGAGCCTTCGTCAGGTGGAGTCGAAGTACAGCCAGCAGCCGGAGCCCGACGAGGCGCAGGCGCGCGTGCGCCGCTACTCCGACGCGGAGATTCAGTACCTCCTGGGCGACTGGACCGCGGCCTCCGTCCACTTCTACGACCTGGTGAGCGACCCGGAGTTCCGGAGCCACCCGCGGTACGCGGACGCGCTCTACTTCCTCGCGGACGCGCTGTACCAGCAGAAGAACGACGTGGGCGCGCGGCTGTACCTGCGCGAGCTGTTGTCGCTGCCCACGCCCTCGCCGCGCCACCGCGACGCGCTCGCGCGCTACCTGGCCATCAGCGGCCGGCTCAACCTCTACGACGACGTGGACACCTACGTGGAGCAGGCGCGCGGCCTGTTCGGCGGACAGCTCCCGGCGGACATCCAGTACGTCTACGCGAAGCGGCTCTTCCGTCGCACGGACCTGGCGCCTTCCGAGCGCATCGCCCACGCGAGGGCCGCCTTCGCGCCCCTGGCCCAGGCCCATGGCGGGCCCTACCAGTTGCAGGCGCGCTACCACATGGCGGTGCTGTCGATGCAGGCGGGTGAGCTGCCCATCGCCATCCTCCAGTTGCAGCAGCTGCTCACGCCCGTGGAGGGCTCGGCCGTGACGACGGCGCCGAAGACCCAGGGCAAGCCCCAGGTCCGCGCCACGGCGGACACGGACACCGAGCGCATCCGCGAGCTGGCGCTGATGTCGCTGGGACGCCTCTTGTACGAGGCGGGCCGCTTCGACGAGGCGCTCGACTGGTACGGTCGGGTGCCGCAGGAGAGCGAGTCGTTCCCGGAGTCGCTCTACGAAATCGCGTGGACCCAGGTGCGCAAGGGCAACCACCAGGAGGCCAAGAACGCCGTCGACATCCTGCTCCTGGTGTCGCCCGAGTCCAAGCTCGCGCCCGAGGCGAAGCTGCTGCGCGGCCACCTGCTCCAGAAGCTCAAGCGGTACGAGGAGGCCATCGCGTCGTACGACGAGCTCATCGGCACCTTCCGCCCGGAGCGCGACAAGGTGGATGTGCTCCTGCGCGCGAACCGTGACCCGGTGGCGTACTTCGAGCGACTCCTGGCGCGCACCGACTCCGTGCCTGACGTGCGCACGGTGCTGCCCCCGCTGGCGCTGAAGTACGCCTCCACCGAGCGCGAGGTGAGCAGCGCGATGAAGACGGTGGGCGACATCGACAAGGGGCGGAAGGGCACGCTCGAGGCGCGGGAGCTGGCCGCGCGCATCCTCACGGCGTTGGACACGCGCAAGCTGCAGACCTTCCCGGAGCTCCAGGAGGGCTTCACGCTGTCCGACTCCGTGGAGACGGCGAGCATCCAGGTCGAGGCCTCGCTGGTGGAGCTGGAGGGACTGTCCTTGGAGTCCTCGCTCACCGCCGACGAGCGCGCCCGGCTCGCGCCGCTGCGTCGTGAGCGAGAGGCGCTGGCCGTCCGCTTCGCCTCGATGCCCGCCACGCAGCAGGAGCTGGAGGAGCGGCTGCGGCGGATGCAGGCGCGCGTGGACGCGGTGGACCGCGAGGCCTTCCGACTGGGCGCGGAGGTGCAGGGTCTGCACGCCGTCGCGGCGGCGGTGCGCAAGTGGGTGGATGACACGCGGCTGCTCCGGCAGACACCTCCCGAGGAGGAGCAGGAGTTCCTCGTGCAGCTCCAGGCCGAGGTCCAGACGCTCAAGGACTTGCAGGGGGAGCTGGACCGCACGCGCGGACGGCTCGCCGATGAGCGCAACGGCGCGGCGGCGGCCCTCGCCGGGGAGCAGGCCATCCGCGGCCGGTTCGCGCAGGCGCTGCGAGCGGAGCATGAGGTGCTCGAGCAGGTCGAGAGACGACAGGCGCCCTCAGCAATCACGGCGCGCGCGCATGCGGTGCGCCAGCGCGGCGAGGCCTTGCGCGGCCGTGTCGCCCAGGCCCAGGGCGCGCTGCGTGGACGTGTGGAGAAGAAGGCCACGCGCATCCGCGCGAAGGTGGTGGCCGAGCAGCAGCTGCTCGAGCGCTACGAGGCCGAGGTGGCCGCGGTGGCCGGCAACGCGAAGCAGCTCGTGGGCCGCATCGCGTACGACAGCGTCCGGCGCGTGCGTCGACAGTTCTACGACCTGGTGCTCAAGGCGGACGTGGGTGTGGTGGACGTGGCCTTCACCGAGAAGCAGGACAAGACGACGTCCATCCAGAAGGTCTCCGCGCAGAAGGCCGAGGCCCTGCGCGCGCTCGACGCCGACTTCCGGGACGTGCTCACGTCGGAGGAGAGCCGGTGA
- the mglA gene encoding gliding-motility regulator Ras-like GTPase MglA — MSFINYSSREINCKIVYYGPGLCGKTTNLQYIYNKTAAETKGKLISLSTETDRTLFFDFLPLSLGEIRGFKTRFHLYTVPGQVFYDASRKLILKGVDGVVFVADSQIERMEANMESLENLRINLAEQGYDLNKIPYVIQYNKRDLPNAVTVDEMQKALNPRNIPKYEAIAPTGVGVFDTLKAVAKLVLTELKKGG, encoded by the coding sequence GTCTCTGCGGGAAGACGACCAACCTCCAGTACATCTACAACAAGACGGCGGCCGAGACGAAGGGCAAGCTCATCTCGCTCTCCACCGAGACGGACCGCACGCTCTTCTTCGACTTCCTGCCGCTGTCGCTCGGCGAGATTCGCGGCTTCAAGACGCGCTTCCACCTCTACACGGTGCCCGGTCAGGTGTTCTACGACGCCTCCCGCAAGCTCATCTTGAAGGGTGTCGACGGCGTCGTCTTCGTGGCCGACAGTCAGATCGAGCGCATGGAGGCGAACATGGAGTCGCTCGAGAACCTGCGCATCAACCTGGCCGAGCAGGGCTACGACCTGAACAAGATTCCGTACGTCATCCAGTACAACAAGCGCGACCTGCCCAACGCCGTCACGGTGGATGAGATGCAGAAGGCGCTCAACCCGCGGAACATCCCCAAGTACGAGGCGATTGCTCCGACGGGTGTGGGCGTGTTCGACACGCTCAAGGCGGTGGCGAAGCTGGTGCTCACCGAGCTGAAGAAGGGCGGCTGA
- a CDS encoding tetratricopeptide repeat protein, which produces MSFVPRTPGASALTALFLSSGLWLSACTSAPETRPTQDASAPIAQDTVAKAPPVVEPPRRSAAEDFDQAVAIARTGELTAAETALRALVTQEPKLDYAWTNLGIVQERLGKHDDAERSYRQALALAPEQQSAWDCLTRLYGRTGRSAALETELRGLLETKQDSVTLRTALAVTLLQQKKLEPAATEAKRALKGDERHTHAMQVLAQVYYREGKHELARMVLENARDIAPADAATRNALGLVYLALNVRPQALEEFKESARLRPDFAEARNNFGAMLNEAQDYAAAVTELEAAVRSAPDFAAARLNLGNAYRGTGDFERAKAAYEHVLELRPQQPDPLFNLAILYLDVEPPGGDPVGRYKTALTYFERYEAQGGKDDRIPQYTKDARKSIEREERRLERERKDQLRKAAELEKAQKEAAKQAPDATVTAPAANASTTSPASPTPPPAQSDTHAPTDSARSPMTPGTTAPSAVSQPGTQATPPPAESPPAPTPAKAGSGKLADDRN; this is translated from the coding sequence GTGAGCTTCGTGCCACGCACGCCCGGGGCCTCGGCCCTCACCGCGCTGTTCCTCTCATCGGGGCTGTGGTTGTCCGCGTGCACCTCCGCGCCGGAGACACGTCCCACGCAGGATGCGTCCGCGCCCATCGCCCAGGACACGGTGGCGAAGGCACCTCCCGTCGTCGAGCCGCCTCGTCGGAGCGCCGCCGAGGACTTCGACCAGGCAGTGGCCATCGCCCGGACGGGCGAGCTGACGGCGGCCGAAACAGCGCTGCGTGCCCTGGTGACGCAGGAGCCGAAGCTCGACTACGCGTGGACCAACCTGGGCATCGTCCAGGAGCGACTGGGCAAGCACGATGACGCGGAGCGCTCGTATCGCCAGGCGCTCGCGCTCGCACCCGAGCAACAGTCCGCGTGGGACTGCCTGACGCGCCTGTACGGCCGCACGGGCCGCTCCGCCGCGCTGGAGACGGAGCTGCGCGGGCTCCTGGAGACGAAGCAGGACTCGGTGACGCTGCGCACGGCGCTGGCCGTCACGCTGCTCCAGCAGAAGAAGCTGGAGCCCGCGGCCACCGAGGCGAAGCGCGCGCTCAAGGGCGATGAGCGACACACTCACGCCATGCAGGTCCTCGCGCAGGTGTACTACCGCGAGGGCAAGCACGAGCTGGCGCGCATGGTGCTCGAGAACGCACGCGACATCGCGCCCGCGGACGCCGCCACCCGCAACGCGCTCGGGCTGGTGTACCTGGCGCTGAACGTCAGGCCGCAGGCACTGGAGGAGTTCAAGGAATCCGCCAGGCTGCGGCCCGACTTCGCCGAGGCTCGCAACAACTTCGGCGCGATGCTCAACGAGGCACAGGACTACGCCGCCGCGGTGACGGAGCTGGAGGCCGCCGTGCGGTCCGCTCCAGACTTCGCCGCCGCGCGCCTCAACCTGGGCAATGCCTACCGAGGCACTGGCGACTTCGAGCGCGCCAAGGCCGCCTACGAGCATGTACTCGAGCTGCGCCCGCAGCAGCCCGACCCGCTGTTCAACCTCGCCATCCTGTACCTCGATGTGGAGCCCCCGGGCGGGGACCCCGTCGGGCGATACAAGACGGCGCTCACCTACTTCGAGCGCTACGAGGCCCAGGGCGGCAAGGACGACCGCATCCCCCAGTACACCAAGGATGCGCGCAAGAGCATCGAGCGTGAGGAGCGGCGCCTCGAACGCGAGCGCAAGGATCAGCTCCGCAAGGCCGCCGAGTTGGAGAAGGCGCAGAAAGAGGCCGCGAAGCAGGCCCCAGATGCCACGGTGACCGCGCCGGCCGCGAACGCATCGACGACCTCCCCCGCGAGCCCCACGCCCCCTCCCGCCCAGTCCGACACACACGCCCCCACGGACTCGGCCCGGTCACCCATGACACCCGGAACCACCGCCCCCAGCGCGGTGTCCCAGCCTGGAACCCAGGCCACTCCTCCTCCGGCCGAGAGCCCCCCTGCCCCCACGCCCGCGAAGGCCGGCTCGGGTAAGCTGGCCGACGACAGGAACTGA
- a CDS encoding dihydrolipoamide acetyltransferase, whose product MRVAATLRLLALVSATLCGSALAQESRSSAQPPVAAAQVPAPEGDSTADEAFNARVKTLEEQVVDLKEKIYRSKARLLLLQETVLGGDVTTGARAHIVHKNEMGGSFILESVTYALDGAPIFTQLDLQGELAKREQFEVFNGRIVPGQHQLAVRLVYRGNGFGVFSYVEGYKFKVQSSYTFNAEPGKVSTVRVVGFEQGGVTTDHKDRPAVRYDIELSRDAAPRIDGEAETSPPATTSTEAR is encoded by the coding sequence GTGCGTGTCGCAGCCACCCTCCGACTCCTCGCGCTCGTGAGCGCCACCCTCTGTGGGTCGGCGCTCGCGCAGGAGTCGCGCTCTTCCGCGCAGCCGCCAGTCGCTGCCGCCCAGGTCCCCGCGCCCGAGGGCGACAGCACCGCGGACGAGGCCTTCAACGCGCGCGTGAAGACGCTGGAGGAGCAGGTCGTCGACCTGAAGGAGAAGATCTACCGCTCCAAGGCGCGGCTGCTGCTGCTCCAGGAGACGGTGCTCGGCGGTGACGTCACCACGGGCGCGCGGGCGCACATCGTCCACAAGAACGAGATGGGCGGCTCCTTCATCCTGGAGTCGGTGACGTACGCGCTCGACGGCGCGCCCATCTTCACGCAGCTGGACTTGCAGGGCGAGCTGGCCAAGCGCGAGCAGTTCGAGGTCTTCAACGGGCGCATCGTCCCGGGCCAGCATCAGCTCGCGGTGCGGCTGGTGTACCGAGGCAACGGCTTCGGCGTGTTCAGCTACGTGGAGGGCTACAAGTTCAAGGTGCAATCCAGCTACACCTTCAACGCGGAGCCGGGAAAGGTGTCCACGGTGCGCGTGGTGGGCTTCGAGCAGGGCGGCGTCACCACGGACCACAAGGACCGGCCGGCGGTGCGCTACGACATCGAGCTGTCGCGCGACGCGGCGCCCCGCATCGATGGCGAAGCGGAAACGAGCCCCCCGGCCACCACCTCCACTGAAGCGCGGTAG
- a CDS encoding tetratricopeptide repeat protein: MRRVLAVLLALASLPAAAQATEAPAQATSPSDPQAPSPSGAPARDYLNGLGRSPDEELLLQDVSRALRTYDEESREFSRDVQGLMEHRYEQKRDSLASSYEKVIRDFEAQERKERMEAIVRFEEFLRRYPSEPRYTPDVMFRLAELYYERSQDEHQLAMKEYRDRLEIHDKNPDGTAFPVEPKKDYADSIALYRRLLKEYPDYRFNDGASYLLGYCLEEQEQVEESFLAYQQLIARYPRSRFATEAWVRIGEYWFENYKDPQALPRAAQAFEAASRDTLHPLYDKALYKLGWTYYRMDRFDEGVESFLTLVDFYQAQAVAQGNAEVGGDLRDEALQYVAISLADETWGGLPRAKSLFTRRAGRPYEADVYRRLGHVYFDQTNYASAIAAYRQVLEKEPLTPDAPELQQRIVQSYERDRMMAESFAESEKLATRYQPGTAWHSKNMGDPDAVSRATTLVEKSLYTTATFHHQQALVFKKEGRFEQAQAGFATAARSYGTYLERFPRSKSAGEMRFYYAECLYFSFQFAEAAQAYERVRDTGESVKHRDDAAHSAVLAWQQLLAQEQQAGKAPKLEVLRSSERPEGSAVKPVPLTPTEAKLVSASDRYAALLPRDAKAPGIAYKAAELYYAHDDFPEARKRFERIIQTWPKNEVARYATNLTVESFLIDKDWRSVEEVSARLASNAQVIEPSSELHQQLVKFKLAGRFKLADQLLAEGKYEEAARKYTQLVDEAPRHEFADKALNNAAVAHENTRRFDSALKLYERIYREYPSSPLADAALFRVAVNAEKSYDFDKAVVSYQKLVKDYPKSKDREAALFNTARLLEGQQRYSEAAATFIRYAELFPSAEDAPKNQYRAAVLLEKQGDARGEVRALQEFVRKYANKSAQVELVVDAHRRMGDANQKLGNEKQAQKDYTQAANEFDRRKLKPDTHPLAANAAAYGRFQLAEAQLRQFDKLKIGGWGKTLVRSFAVKRAGVKTVKDAYARVYPYKQLEWSLAAAYRSGYALERFANTIIETPVPPDVKRLGEEAVVTYQDLLAQNTAELEDAAVESYAVALAEARKNRVSNEWTRRTLEALNRFRPKEYPVLKEPKQALASEAAYPEGLIGHVSGPPRPSPEDERRITGGAKP; the protein is encoded by the coding sequence ATGCGGCGCGTTCTCGCGGTGCTGCTCGCCCTGGCCTCGCTGCCCGCCGCCGCCCAGGCGACGGAGGCTCCCGCCCAGGCCACGAGCCCGTCGGACCCGCAGGCCCCCAGCCCCTCGGGTGCGCCCGCGCGGGACTACCTGAATGGCCTGGGTCGCTCGCCGGACGAGGAGCTGTTGCTCCAGGACGTCAGTCGCGCCCTGCGCACGTACGACGAGGAGTCGCGCGAGTTCAGCCGCGACGTGCAGGGGCTGATGGAGCACCGGTACGAGCAGAAGCGGGACTCGCTCGCGTCCTCGTACGAGAAGGTCATCCGTGACTTCGAGGCCCAGGAGCGCAAGGAGCGGATGGAGGCCATCGTCCGCTTCGAGGAGTTCCTGCGCCGCTACCCCAGCGAGCCGCGCTACACGCCCGACGTGATGTTCCGCCTCGCGGAGCTCTATTACGAGCGCTCGCAGGACGAGCACCAGCTGGCGATGAAGGAGTATCGCGACCGGCTGGAGATCCACGACAAGAACCCCGACGGCACGGCGTTCCCCGTGGAGCCGAAGAAGGACTACGCGGACTCCATCGCGCTGTATCGCCGGCTGCTGAAGGAGTATCCGGACTACCGCTTCAACGATGGCGCGTCCTACCTCCTGGGCTACTGCCTGGAGGAACAGGAGCAGGTGGAGGAGAGCTTCCTCGCCTATCAACAGCTCATCGCGCGCTATCCGCGCAGCCGCTTCGCCACCGAGGCGTGGGTGCGCATCGGCGAGTACTGGTTCGAGAACTACAAGGACCCGCAGGCGCTGCCGCGCGCGGCGCAGGCCTTCGAGGCCGCCTCCCGCGACACGCTCCATCCGCTCTACGACAAGGCCCTCTACAAGCTGGGCTGGACGTACTACCGGATGGACCGATTCGACGAGGGCGTGGAGTCCTTCCTCACGCTGGTGGACTTCTACCAGGCCCAGGCCGTGGCCCAGGGCAACGCCGAGGTGGGCGGAGACCTGCGCGACGAGGCCCTCCAGTACGTGGCCATCTCGCTCGCGGACGAGACGTGGGGCGGACTGCCGCGCGCGAAGTCGCTGTTCACCCGGCGCGCCGGGCGGCCCTACGAGGCGGACGTCTACCGCCGCCTGGGGCACGTGTACTTCGACCAGACGAACTACGCGTCCGCCATCGCCGCCTATCGCCAGGTGCTGGAGAAGGAGCCGCTGACGCCCGACGCGCCCGAGCTCCAGCAGCGCATCGTGCAGTCCTACGAGCGCGACCGGATGATGGCGGAGTCCTTCGCCGAGTCGGAGAAGCTGGCCACCCGTTATCAGCCCGGCACCGCGTGGCACTCGAAGAACATGGGCGACCCGGACGCGGTCTCCCGCGCCACCACGCTCGTCGAGAAGAGCCTCTACACCACCGCCACCTTCCACCATCAGCAGGCGCTGGTGTTCAAGAAGGAGGGCCGCTTCGAGCAGGCACAGGCGGGCTTCGCCACCGCGGCGCGCTCGTATGGCACGTACCTGGAGCGCTTCCCGCGCAGCAAGAGCGCGGGCGAGATGCGCTTCTATTACGCCGAGTGCCTCTACTTCTCGTTCCAGTTCGCCGAGGCCGCGCAGGCCTACGAGCGGGTGCGCGACACCGGCGAGAGCGTGAAGCACCGGGACGACGCGGCGCACAGCGCGGTGCTCGCGTGGCAGCAGCTCCTCGCCCAGGAGCAGCAGGCTGGCAAGGCGCCGAAGCTCGAGGTGCTGCGCTCCAGTGAGCGGCCGGAGGGCTCCGCGGTGAAGCCCGTGCCGCTGACGCCCACGGAGGCGAAGCTGGTGTCCGCGTCGGACCGGTACGCCGCGCTGCTGCCGCGCGACGCGAAGGCGCCGGGCATCGCGTACAAGGCCGCGGAGCTGTACTACGCGCACGACGACTTCCCCGAGGCGCGCAAGCGCTTCGAGCGCATCATCCAGACGTGGCCGAAGAACGAGGTGGCCCGCTACGCCACCAACCTCACCGTCGAGTCCTTCCTCATCGACAAGGACTGGCGCAGCGTGGAGGAGGTCAGCGCCCGGCTGGCCAGCAACGCGCAGGTCATCGAGCCGTCCAGCGAGCTCCACCAACAGCTCGTGAAGTTCAAGCTCGCGGGCCGCTTCAAGCTGGCCGACCAGCTGCTCGCCGAGGGCAAGTACGAGGAGGCGGCGCGCAAGTACACGCAGCTCGTCGACGAGGCGCCCCGGCACGAGTTCGCGGACAAGGCGCTGAACAACGCGGCCGTCGCCCACGAGAACACGCGGCGGTTCGACTCCGCGCTCAAGCTCTACGAGCGCATCTACCGCGAGTACCCGTCCTCTCCGCTCGCGGACGCGGCGCTGTTCCGCGTGGCCGTCAACGCGGAGAAGTCCTACGACTTCGACAAGGCCGTCGTCAGCTACCAGAAGCTGGTGAAGGACTACCCCAAGTCGAAGGACCGTGAGGCGGCGCTCTTCAACACCGCGCGCCTGCTGGAGGGGCAGCAGCGCTACTCGGAGGCCGCGGCCACGTTCATCCGCTACGCGGAGCTGTTCCCCTCCGCCGAGGACGCGCCGAAGAACCAGTACCGCGCCGCCGTCCTGCTGGAGAAGCAGGGGGATGCGCGCGGCGAGGTGCGCGCGCTCCAGGAGTTCGTGCGCAAGTACGCGAACAAGTCCGCGCAGGTGGAGCTGGTCGTGGACGCCCACCGGCGCATGGGTGACGCGAACCAGAAGCTCGGCAACGAGAAGCAGGCGCAGAAGGACTACACCCAGGCGGCGAACGAGTTCGACCGACGCAAGCTCAAGCCGGACACGCATCCGCTCGCGGCGAACGCGGCGGCATATGGACGCTTCCAGTTGGCGGAGGCGCAGCTTCGCCAGTTCGACAAGCTGAAGATTGGCGGCTGGGGCAAGACGCTGGTGCGCAGCTTCGCGGTGAAGCGCGCGGGCGTGAAGACGGTGAAGGACGCGTACGCGCGCGTGTATCCGTACAAGCAGCTCGAGTGGTCTCTCGCGGCGGCCTATCGGTCCGGCTATGCGCTGGAGCGCTTCGCGAACACCATCATCGAGACGCCCGTGCCGCCGGACGTGAAGCGGCTGGGTGAAGAGGCGGTGGTGACGTACCAGGACCTGCTCGCACAGAACACGGCGGAGCTGGAGGACGCCGCGGTGGAGAGCTACGCGGTGGCGCTCGCGGAGGCCCGGAAGAATCGCGTGTCCAACGAGTGGACCCGGCGCACGCTGGAGGCCCTCAACCGCTTCCGTCCGAAGGAGTACCCGGTGCTCAAGGAGCCCAAGCAGGCCCTCGCGTCCGAGGCCGCCTATCCGGAAGGACTCATCGGCCACGTGAGCGGCCCGCCCCGACCCTCTCCCGAAGACGAGCGCCGCATCACCGGGGGAGCCAAGCCGTGA